The proteins below come from a single Cryptococcus neoformans var. neoformans JEC21 chromosome 14 sequence genomic window:
- a CDS encoding cell division control protein 25, putative, with protein MADQENVEPESFFLVRAKFDFTATDGSALSFNEGDIILVFSRLESGWWDGMLDGRRGWFPSNYVEEVNENEVTVTKGDHAQEPGSEDNMLNVDDVLKGDWGGDWGGVGLDQLAREMMEGNEEPDDGLGFMVEAQRRKAQLSNDMTDEFGLTTKTATKADLQHDTLKAHRMSFPEVPKDAEEGGDAWIPSITPDGQVYYHNTLTGEDSWQLPSDTPFDPSDPYSRSDDQFFSSITSSTPRTLGDNNNFLAPSRTHSDIPYPWIIKLSDDGREWFYHNRLTGQTQRERPAGGDAESMVDIGLGMTRLSISSRPPTIRQSILLRRKAIEELESKMADSLRLLTTPTPLPTMGLLLEIVNEALREILEAIVAGSAAEEEMSRAADLSSESGMAAALLREEGAIEALQAAYHATLASIRDLLQSFGYIGPGESMEDLPRPRWVGDMTLIGSIGVLSSVIHAAVNSKRPSGTGLSIWSEVLRSATKLKDVVNNFPSLYFTGDTYISTDQREEKVGKRVIGWLGYDSLTLGEPMGGKWGFGKTGQNYKMLDQSMVVECQRVQEEYDDTLRALETSPDLTEGVVEVLRVANKFTKVVTGIDIASKVDLDGNMGNISVAGSRTRENDLQEYAQLVEQAKLNLADLDITFQSINEISISILNALSTGRNPSDDLDQLTVRLNTAFRSLSTLLIISREQQSANEQGLIHGQIGVHSPKFNPPKQPSTSSQTHTRSGSITSTASRASLLSDLVRRKVKGLAEDFTNAEDASEARDRPGEMFSPSASASQSQTSLHNVRRASASNSSTSLTYQPADSDGAQSQKANNRSSLLKAFRRHRPGSDTYDNQGGSSRKGTSKKLAKLLGEDMSQISVVSVPPPHPHPHPHHIQQQQMHRPPPAQPETPWYMMDDYVAGEIIFDEKGAVKAGTLRALIVRLTSHTIADTPFFQAFLLTFRSFTNPAELFNHLQDRYYLPPPPELNREQYEEWRNKKKWYIQLRVVNALRQWLEKHFIRATDDAVLSKVEELALRMPEEDGKAELMSKQLLQLVAKRRQSEPEQINSGTSGSLLSPPASLLPRVSGRALRLTDIAPLELARQLTILEFTLYQRIKPTECLQKIYADEVQGQLLAPNVRKVILTANILAGWIALVILQHKDAKLRAQVYKHWLQTAVECRNLNNFSSVAAIIAGLNSSPVSRLRRTRELLSAKTLAIKEDLDKAMDSSRNFMNYKEMLKTINPPCVPFLGFYLTALVFIEDGNKAFIKPGAPTKGNSMPPSMSNGSLSAYASSSQQSNPAQEETVIPTKPLINFFKRSLSAEILRDIQQYQSMPYRLARSRLIQDWMQKEFDIVHNDTRDYYELSVEVEPREKEEERITRMLHDSGFI; from the exons ATGGCTGACCAAGAAAACGTCGAACCGGAATCATTTTTTCTCGTGCGGGCCAAGTTCGACTTTACAGCCACAGATGGCAGTGCGCTGTCCTTTAATGAAGGCGACATCATTCTTGTCTTTTCAAGATTGGAAAGTGGGTGGTGGGATGGCATGttggatggaagaaggggttgGTTCCCTAGCAATTACGTGGAAGAGGTCAACGAGAACGAAGTGACTGTCACAAAAGGAGATCATGCACAGGAACCGGGATCGGAAGACAATATGCTCAACGTGGACGATGTTTTGAAGGGCGATTGGGGAGGGGACTGGGGCGGTGTGGGCTTGGATCAGCTTGCAAGGGAAATGATGGAAGGAAACGAGGAGCCAGACGATGGACTAGGTTTCATGGTGGAAGcgcaaaggagaaaggcTCAGCTTAGTAACGACATGACGGACGAGTTCGGCTTGACTACGAAGACAGCGACGAAAGCCGATCTGCAACATGATACGCTCAAGGCTCACCGCATGTCCTTCCCTGAAGTACCAAAGGACGCAGAAGAGGGTGGGGACGCTTGGATTCCTTCTATCACTCCTGACGGCCAG GTGTATTACCACAATACCCTGACGGGAGAAGACTCATGGCAACTTCCATCGGACACGCCCTTTGACCCTTCCGATCCTTATTCTCGGTCAGACGACCAGTTTTTTTCATCCATAACCTCTTCGACTCCCCGTACCCTTGgcgacaacaacaacttcCTTGCTCCCTCTCGAACACATAGCGACATACCGTATCCGTGGATCATAAAGCTTAGCGACGATGGTCGAGAATGGTTTTATCATAACCGTTTAACTGGCCAGACTCAGCGAGAGAGGCCAGCAGGTGGCGATGCTGAGAGCATGGTAGACATCGGTTTGGGTATGACTCGCCTGTCGATCAGCTCTCGACCACCAACCATCAGACAGTCTATTCTCCTTCGACGAAAAGCGATTGAAGAATTGGAATCCAAAATGGCCGATTCTTTGCGCCTTCTCACAACTCCTACTCCTCTACCTACAATGGGTCTCCTCCTTGAAATTGTCAATGAAGCTCTTCGTGAGATTCTCGAAGCTATCGTGGCGGGCTCTgcagctgaagaagagatgtcCCGTGCAGCTGATCTCAGTAGCGAATCTGGCATGGCGGCCGCTTTACTTCGTGAAGAAGGTGCTATTGAAGCCCTTCAAGCGGCTTACCACGCCACTCTTGCTTCAATTCGTGACCTCCTTCAGTCATTTGGGTATATTGGCCCTGGAGAATCTATGGAAGATCTCCCTCGACCTAGATGGGTAGGCGATATGACCCTCATCGGCTCAATCGGTGTTCTCTCCTCAGTTATTCACGCCGCGGTCAATTCCAAGCGCCCATCGGGCACGGGCCTCTCGATCTGGTCCGAAGTTCTCCGAAGCGCTACCAAACTCAAAGACGTAGTCAACAATTTCCCTTCACTCTACTTTACTGGTGATACCTATATTTCGACCGACCAacgagaagagaaggtgggAAAGCGTGTTATTGGTTGGCTTGGCTATGACTCTCTTACTCTGGGTGAACCCATGGGTGGTAAATGGGGATTCGGCAAAACCGGCCAGAACTACAAAATGCTTGATCAATCGATGGTTGTGGAATGTCAGCGTGTGCAAGAGGAGTATGACGATACGCTCAGAGCCCTTGAAACCTCGCCTGATTTGACTGAGGGTGTGGTAGAGGTCTTGCGTGTAGCAAACAAATTTACGAAAGTTGTTACGGGAATCGACATTGCGAGTAAAGTCGATCTGGATGGAAATATGGGGAACATCTCTGTGGCGGGGTCGAGGACAAGGGAAAATGATTTGCAAGAGTATGCGCAACTGGTAGAACAGGCGAAGCTCAATCTGGCAGACCTTGACATTACATTTCAGTCGATCAACGAGATTTCAATCTCTATTTTGAATGCTCTCTCAACTGGACGAAACCCCTCTGATGATCTTGATCAATTAACAGTCCGACTAAACACCGCATTCCGAAGCCTTTCTACCCTCCTTATTATATCGCGGGAACAGCAATCTGCCAATGAGCAAGGACTCATACATGGCCAGATTGGTGTGCATTCACCTAAATTTAACCCTCCCAAACAACCCAGCACTTCTTCTCAGACTCACACCCGTTCAGGTTCCATCACGTCTACCGCCTCTCGCGCCTCGCTCTTATCAGACTTAGTTAGGAGAAAGGTCAAGGGTCTGGCAGAAGACTTTACCAATGCCGAAGACGCTTCTGAAGCACGGGACCGACCAGGGGAGATGTTTTCTCCCTCTGCTTCCGCCTCCCAATCTCAAACGTCGTTACATAACGTTCGCCGAGCAAGCGCATCAAACAGCAGCACATCGCTCACGTATCAGCCCGCCGACAGCGACGGTGCACAATCTCAGAAAGCAAATAACCGGagctctcttctcaaagCCTTTAGACGACACCGCCCAGGCTCAGATACCTACGATAACCAAGGCGGGTCCTCTCGCAAGGGTACATCTAAGAAGCTCGCAAAGTTACTAGGTGAAGATATGTCACAGATATCTGTGGTTAGTGTGCCCCCACCgcatcctcatccccatccGCATCACattcaacaacaacaaatgcACCGCCCGCCGCCTGCTCAGCCAGAGACACCGTGGTACATGATGGATGATTACGTGGCAGGCGAGATTATATTTGATGAGAAAGGAGCAGTCAAAGCCGGTACTCTTAGAGCTTTAATTGTGCGATTGACATCGCATACTATTGCCG ATacgcccttcttccaagctTTTCTTTTGACCTTCCGGTCGTTCACGAATCCTGCTGAGCTTTTCAATCATCTCCAAGACCGGTATTACCTTCCTCCGCCCCCGGAACTCAACCGAGAACAGTATGAAGAGTGGCGTaataagaagaagtggtATATTCAGCTAAGAGTGGTGAACGCGTTGAGGCAATGGCTGGAGAAGCATTTTATTAGAGCGACGGATGATGCCGTGCTGAGCAAGGTGGAAGAATTGGCGTTGAGGATGcctgaggaggatgggaaggcgGAGCTGATGTCGAAGCAATTGTTACAACTGGTTGCGAAACGC CGTCAGAGTGAACCTGAACAAATAAATTCCGGGACATCCggttctctcctctccccaccCGCTTCTCTGCTGCCGCGCGTCTCTGGCCGTGCCCTTCGATTGACTGACATCGCCCCTCTTGAGCTTGCACGACAATTGACCATCCTTGAATTCACGCTATATCAAAGAATCAAGCCTACTGAATGCTTACAAAAGATCTATGCGGACGAAGTACAAGGTCAATTGTTGGCGCCGAATGTGCGAAAGGTGATTCTCACGGCGAACATTCTGGCTGGCTGGATTGCGCTAGTTATTTTGCAACATAAGGATGCAAAGTTAAGAGCACAGGTGTATAAGCATTGGCTTCAGACCGCAGTT GAATGTCGAAACTTGAATAACTTTTCGTCTGTCGCTGCTATCATTGCCGGCCTCAATTCCTCTCCCGTATCTCGACTACGTAGGACCAGGGAACTCCTGAGCGCCAAAACTCTCGCTATTAAAGAGGACCTTGATAAAGCGATGGATTCTTCGAGAAATTTCATGAACTACAAGGAAATGCTCAAAACTATCAATCCCCCTTGTGTGCCTTTCCTAG GGTTCTATCTCACGGCTTTGGTGTTTATTGAGGATGGTAATAAGGCTTTCATCAAACCCGGCGCACCCACGAAGGGCAACTCTATGCCACCCTCAATGTCGAATGGCTCTTTATCCGCCTatgcttcctcttcccaacAGTCCAATCCTGCGCAAGAAGAGACTGTCATTCCCACCAAGCCGCTGATAAACTTCTTCAAACGCTCGTTATCCGCCGAAATCCTTCGAGATATTCAGCAATACCAATCGATGCCCTACAGGCTTGCAAGAAGCAGACTCATCCAAGATTGGATGCAAAAGGAGTTTGATATAGTGCATAACGATACAAGGGACTATTACGAATTGAGTGTGGAGGTTGAGccaagagagaaggaagaggagagaattACGAGAATGTTACATGATTCT GGGTTTATATAA
- a CDS encoding transcription regulator, putative, with amino-acid sequence MVIFNRKSKARFDGEPAPTEKEKVKWSKRPANTAFKQQRLKAWQPILTPKSVLPTLLIIGIIFAPIGALIVWGSGKVTTITLDYTECDVDAPTDGSYQAMPSSAYQYDLATSSSVSKSSIAAPTWTFSNDSSRAVGETARCEIEFEVPYDLGPGLFLYYKLTNYYQNHRRYSSSFDATQLIGDSRSLSQINGGNCKPITSRDGKPYYPCGLIANSLFNDTFPSVVLLNPTNGAQNQTYNFTESGIAWGGIKKNYASTLTYISPSDVLPPPNWALKYPNGYVDGFPNLREDEHFQVWMRVATLPTFRKLWARNDDEVMTQGRYRVIANMNYPVKQFSGTKSIVISTVSWIGGKQPFLGWAYIAAAILCVVLAVAGLIRHLVKPRKLGDMSLLSWNQPNPNGL; translated from the exons ATGGTCATTTTCAACAGGAAGTCAAAGGCCAGATTTGATGGGGAGCCTGCTCCCacggaaaaggaaaaggtcaaATGGTCCAAAAGGCCTGCCA ACACCGCGTTCAAGCAGCAACGTTTGAAGGCGTGGCAACCGATATTGACACCCAAGAGCGTGCTCCCCACTCTTCTCATTATCGGTATCATCTTTGCACCTATAGGCGCCCTCATCGTTTGGGGTAGCGGAAAGGTCACAACTATAACACTAGATTACACTGAATGTGATGTGGATGCGCCTACTGATGGTAGTTACCAAGCAATGCCCAGTAGTGCATATCAGT ATGATCTTGctacttcttcctcggtaTCGAAATCTTCCATCGCAGCGCCTACATGGACTTTCAGCAATGATTCATCCCGTGCGGTAGGCGAGACTGCTAGGTGTGAAATTGAGTTTGAGGTTCCTTATGACTTGG GACCTGGATTGTTCTTGTATTACAAATTGACCAATTA CTACCAGAATCACCGAAGGTACTCTTCGAGTTTCGATGCGACCCAACTCATAGGTGACTCTCGATCCTT GTCTCAGATTAACGGTGGCAACTGCAAACCTATCACTTCTCGGGATGGAAAGCCTTACTACCCTTGTGGATTGATCGCGAATAGTCTTTTCAACG ATACCTTCCCTTCAGTTGTTCTTCTTAACCCCACAA ATGGCGCACAAAATCAGACGTACAACTTCACCGAATCTGGTATCGCCTGGGGCGGCATCAAGAAGAATTACGCTTCCACCCTCACTTATATCTCCCCTAGCGAtgtccttcctccaccgaACTGGGCGCTTAAATACCCTAACGGCTATGTTGACGGATTCCCGAACttgagggaagatgaacaCTTCCAGGTATGGATGAGGGTTGCTACTTTGCCTACTTTTAGAAAGCTCTGGGCGAGGAACGACGATGAGGTTATGACCCAGGGCCGATACAGGGTTATCGCCAATATGA ACTACCCAGTGAAGCAGTTCTCCGGCACAAAGTCAATCGTCATTTCAACGGTCTCCTGGATAGGCGGTAAGCAGCCCTTCTTGGGCTGGGCATACATTGCCGCTGCGATTCTCTGTGTTGTTTTGGCTGTTGCTGGTCTCATTCGACACCTCGTTAAGCCCCGAAAATTGGGCGACATGTCGC TTCTCTCCTGGAACCAGCCCAACCCGAATGGATTATAG
- a CDS encoding vacuolar membrane protein, putative: MRSLSVLAIAICARLALAAQSPFTLGCAHQVDSDNGCDQYNSQFYETTNSEVSTYASTIVSTLSSSPYHTTFLRLLQRAKCIPMLAYIGNATVFAPTDQAWKEWAERNTPGLSVSDADHGEYVNGWLGPGGLDDWLKDEEEVILSRVVISGDEDMERRIMDNQNWALRQHLLYHMFNYTLPLSSFLPSDVSNVTLQTTLLYPLNEQPPLPPVPEPGAPWLPQGGEGLLGGHGQRLRIARVGSKEGGEKGKAGVEWNGEGGVEIWDGKGWPKGNDSASEVPGARWVRNGVVVGIDGVLDMPPTIEEIIRTHPSLSYLSSILSLSSPPTPLPSSFSSTPHLTVFAPSNEAFMEGFDDIEKGYLKGPYGEEGVGRIVSQSVILGKDGKGVVWSDTLGKKNSEFDAISGERLEISSSSPFIITVNNTSPSTPDILASNGVIHILPSLILPPSFNLLNSAEKMLLSLNATQFVSLMRSANLSEEYIGKDSKGGYTLLAPTDDVLDVLDKWDGLSTKGTRELSNIFSGISKKPSFPDPSPLSALLRYHILPQRLLPTDIVDGQLLSTELQTSSLNGARQRLRVDVAEKDGKEGKGKARSGWETVGQGEVRFGGATVLGKPVKSGNNVIYLISTLLSLPDTVLQTAVSDLQLSTFIAALYASDLAKTTKRLPAITYFIPQNPAFTDLGLAMEWLLTADGKDDLRKVVKYHMVEGIVYSEDVEDGKRIHQTVEGGDVVIERTKPPHGHGPGIITIGSPTKWPSHDSGSSLPSNGELSPANVTLPDSLTDTGVIHTIDQVVLPSDVDLTVGKLIKGSKQLTMSDLMIRAGLGWILEGREPTKEEVQKAELEGRVRSWDEDEDEDGDGDGDEDGDGDEGKEGDFAYPAYIVLCPSDKAFSKLNLTHYISTPSALLSLLKLHIIPSSSLSSSSSLSSTMPPQNGQPLALNDDSVYKTLLSTSSKYGDLAFRGTGDGDWIVGIKDARGGERVRGDSARVGMTGRASVRWRNSRKSASPNSDDDGEEEDRKHRDGRDRLWEGGMTLGGGVMMIDSVLIPYEPSWFSRWGLLTITLAGISILLLAAAGSIGYWFWTRKDDYMPILVEEDGEPEGEEHA, from the exons ATGCGCTCTCTGTCGGTCCTCGCAATCGCCATCTGCGCACGTTTGGCCCTCGCTGCGCAATCGCCATTTACACTTGGCTGTGCCCATCAAGTCGATTCGGATAATGGGTGTGATCAATATAATTCTCAATTTTATG AAACAACGAATTCAGAAGTATCAACTTACGCGTCGACAATCGTTTCGACGCTGTCGTCTTCGCCCTACCATACAACATTCCTCCGTCTACTTCAAAGAGCAAAATGCATACCTATGCTAGCTTATATTGGCAATGCCACTGTATTCGCTCCTACGGATCAAGCATGGAAAGAATGGGCCGAGCGGAATACACCTGGTCTTTCAGTATCTGATGCTGACCATGGAGAATATGTGAATGGATGGCTAGGACCTGGTGGTCTGGATGACTGGctcaaagatgaagaagaagtaatATTATCCCGTGTGGTCATTAGTGGAGACGAAGATATGGAAAGGAGAATCATGGACAATCAAAATTGGGCTCTTCGACAACATTTGCTCTACCACATGTTCAATTATACTCTTCCTTTATCGTCTTTTCTCCCCTCTGACGTCTCAAACGTTACTCTTCAGACAACGCTTTTGTATCCTCTGAACGAGCAACCTCCTCTACCCCCAGTCCCAGAACCGGGTGCCCCTTGGCTACCTCAAGGCGGTGAAGGTTTGCTAGGAGGGCATGGTCAACGTCTCAGGATAGCAAGGGTAGGAAGTAAAGAGGGTGGAGAGAAAGGCAAAGCAGGGGTGGAGTGGAATGGGGAAGGTGGAGTAGAAATttgggatgggaagggatggCCAAAAGGAAATGACTCAGCCAGTGAGGTGCCAGGAGCGAGATGGGTGAGAAATGGGGTGGTAGTTGGTATCGATGGTGTTCTTGACATGCCTCCTACCATAG AGGAGATTATTCGTACTCACCCTTCTCTATCTtatctctcttccatcctctccctttcatcTCCCCCAACGCCCCtgccttcatctttctcttcgaCGCCCCACTTGACGGTCTTTGCCCCTTCCAATGAAGCATTCATGGAAGGCTTTGATGATATCGAAAAGGGATATTTAAAAGGACCATatggggaggaaggtgtAGGGAGGATAGTTTCGCAAAGCGTGATACTGGGCAAGGATGGCAAAGGAGTCGTTTGGAGTGATACGTtgggcaagaagaacagcGAAT TCGACGCTATTTCTGGAGAACGTCTTGAgatttcctcatcttctccatttaTAATCACCGTCAACAATACCTCCCCATCCACACCTGATATTCTAGCGTCCAACGGCGTCATCCacattcttccctctctcattcttcctccttcattcaacTTGCTCAATTCCGCGGAGAAGATGCTTCTGTCTCTCAACGCTACCCAGTTTGTCTCTTTAATGCGCTCTGCCAACTTGTCAGAAGAGTATATTGGCAAAGATTCCAAAGGAGGATATACTCTTTTGGCACCGACGGATGATGTGCTGGACGTCTTGGACAAGTGGGATGGGCTTTCGACTAAAGGCACAAGGGAGTTATCCAATATATTCTCCGGCATCTCCAAAaaaccttccttcccagACCCTTCGCCTTTATCCGCATTGCTGCGATACCATATTCTTCCTCAGCGCCTTCTCCCTACAGACATTGTGGACGGTCAGCTTCTATCAACTGAACTGCAGACCTCGTCTTTGAATGGAGCAAGGCAAAGATTGAGAGTCGACGTGGCcgaaaaggatggaaaagagggaaagggtAAAGCAAGGAGCGGGTGGGAGACTGTGGGACAGGGTGAAGTGAGGTTTGGCGGAGCGACCGTTTTAGGGAAGCCCG TGAAATCAGGTAATAACGTCATCTATCTCATATCtaccctcctctctctACCTGACACGGTGTTGCAAACCGCTGTATCAGACCTTCAGCTATCCACTTTCATCGCCGCCCTATACGCCTCTGACTTGGCTAAAACCACCAAACGTCTACCCGCCATCACGTATTTTATCCCGCAAAACCCTGCCTTTACCGATCTCGGTTTGGCGATGGAATGGTTACTTACAGCTGACGGCAAAGATGATCTCAGAAAGGTTGTCAAGTATCACATGGTGGAAGGGATCGTCTACTCtgaagatgtggaggatgggaaaaggatTCACCAGACTGTAGAGGGCGGTGATGTGGTCATTGAACGCACTAAGCCCCCTCATGGGCATGGACCTGGTATCATCACCATTGGATCACCTACGAAATGGCCATCCCACGATTCTGGCTcatccctcccttccaATGGTGAGCTCTCTCCGGCCAACGTCACCCTCCCGGACAGCCTTACCGATACCGGTGTGATCCATACGATTGACCAGGTGGTCCTTCCCTCGGATGTTGATTTGACGGTGGGCAAGTTGATCAAGGGCAGTAAGCAGTTGACGATGAGTGATTTGATGATTCGGGCCGGATTGGGATGGATAttggaagggagagaaCCTACTAAAGAGGAGGTACAGAAGGCCGagttggaaggaagggttAGAAgttgggatgaagatgaagatgaagatggagatggagatggagatgaagatggagatggagatgaaggaaaggaaggcgaTTTTGCGTACCCTGCTTACATCGTACTCTGTCCTTCTGACAAAGCGTTTTCCAAGCTCAACCTGACCCATTACATCTCCACTCCTTCCGCGCTCCTCTCCTTGCTGAAGCTTCACATcattccctcttcctctctttcttcatcgtcctctctctcatccaCCATGCCACCTCAAAACGGACAACCCCTCGCCCTCAACGACGACTCTGTTTACAAAACGCTCTTATCAACGTCTAGCAAGTATGGTGACCTAGCATTCAGAGGGACAGGTGATGGCGACTGGATTGTGGGTATAAAAGACGCACGAGGTGGGGAAAGAGTGAGGGGAGATTCGGCCAGAGTGGGTATGACAGGGCGAGCTAGTgtgaggtggaggaatTCCCGAAAGAGTGCCTCTCCCAACTCTGATGACgacggggaagaagaagatcggAAGCATCGCGATGGACGAGACAGGTTGTGGGAAGGTGGGATGACTCTTGGAGGtggagtgatgatgattgattCAGTTCTTATCCCTTATGAACCCAGCTGGTTCTCTAG ATGGGGATTGCTTACAATCACTCTGGCTGGTATCAGCATCCTCTTACTAGCAGCCGCTGGTAGTATAGGATACTGGTTCTGGACGAGGAAAGATGACTACATGCCAAtcttggtggaagaggatggtgaaccggaaggggaggagcaCGCCTGA
- a CDS encoding expressed protein: protein MVQDTNKDQFFPDSPLEDYEFPPSYDSSLATGAGPSQPVGSTGEAQERTIPEHIRFLFAGPTNAEPLLGSGAHDLSVRERVKRVEWVKKGNQIQSTDPKLSDPDLLYDWLRLKAMEPPKVTIQCYGSHMETCEQDTIVMENGTHQTLKRGETQTIVDFDFTIDLSEIVNHPDNISNIHLYTALPWDITHRGTHRPSYSASYRPPKHYHGPLDSVYADEHELYESLLTSSDGFNTTLPGLPPKSGEQRKDRKWKEYRRQKGIPGWVKKEDVPEFEQGKGKGKNKKNRKEDKRRDSEGGSVALDDQDSDVDVEQARNEGIDNVKPNLRAWCQAYCDDRGLLKEFVMKKELCGWDFDGLKSAINGAILSTGYQSPYVSVNISIDNVAVVVRPDNLLSRALSNSWIYFLSWLFMIYPFIWIWKHFHSLGGAPWDVAFASYALKFYPPLPSTFPSESISSASDRLPSLPKLHPELPPSPQLQYGHKGVHYLVGRKEGEWFREWEERIRMGVRMRYKGELQGGTVEENRVDLDGY, encoded by the exons ATGGTACAAGATACCAATAAGGATCAGTTCTTCCCAGACTCGCCGCTCGAGGACTACGAATTTCCGCCATCTTACGACTCATCCTTGGCTACTGGCGCTGGCCCTTCTCAGCCCGTCGGCAGTACTGGCGAGGCACAAGAAAGGACTATCCCAGAGCACATTCGATTCCTCTTCGCAGGACCTACCAATGCTGAGCCTCTCCTAGGCTCCGGGGCACATGATCTGTCTGTGAGAGAGAGAGTGAAGAGGGTTGAATGGGTTAAGAAGGGCAATCAGATCCAGAGTACGGATCCCAAACTTTCAGATC CCGATCTACTATATGACTGGCTGAGACTCAAGGCTATGGAGCCACCAAAGGTGACCATCCAGTGCTACGGTTCTCATATGGAGACTTGCGAGCAGGATACGATCGTTATGGAGAATGGAACTCATCAGACATTGAAGCGTGGAGAAACACAAACTATCGTCGATTTTGACTTTACC ATCGACTTGTCTGAAATTGTCAACCACCCAGACAACATTTCCAACATCCATTTGTATACTGCTCTCCCATGGGACATCACCCATCGTGGTACTCATCGTCCATCATATTCTGCCTCTTATCGCCCACCCAAACATTATCATGGACCTCTTGACAGTGTCTACGCTGATGAACATGAGTTGTATGAATCTCTTCTCACATCATCGGACGGCTTCAACACCACTCTGCCTGGTCTGCCCCCCAAGTCAGGGgagcagaggaaggataGAAAGTGGAAAGAGTACAGACGCCAGAAGGGTATACCGGgatgggtgaagaaggaggatgtgcCGGAGTTTGAGCAagggaagggcaagggcaagaatAAGAAGAATAGGAAGGAGGATAAAAGGCGGGACTCGGAAGGCGGGAGTGTCGCTTTGGACGACCAGGACTCCGACGTCGATGTCGAACAAGCCAGAAATGAAGGCATCGACAATGTAAAGCCCAATCTTAGGGCATGGTGCCAGGCATATTGTGACGATCGCGGCCTCTTGAAAGAATTTGTTATGAAGAAAGAGCTTTGTGGATGGGACTTTGATGGCTTAAAGTCGG CGATAAATGGTGCCATTCTCTCAACAGGTTATCAATCTCCCTACGTCTCGGTGAACATCAGTATCGACAATGTTGCCGTTGTTGTTCGTCCCGATAACCTCTTGAGTCGAGCTCTTTCCAAC TCATGGATCTACTTTTTAAGCTGGTTGTTCATGATCTACCCATTCATCTGGATCTGGAAACATTTCCATAGCTTGGGCGGAGCACCCTGGGATGTGGCTTTTGCCTCCT ATGCCTTGAAGTTTtatccacctcttccatctaCATTCCCATCCGAatccatctcatccgcCTCTGACCGTCTCCCAAGTCTTCCGAAACTTCATCCCGAACTTCCTCCCTCACCTCAACTGCAATATGGCCACAAGGGCGTACATTATCTAgtaggaaggaaagaaggtgaatGGTTTagggaatgggaagagaggattAGGATGGGAGTTAGGATGAGGTACAAGGGAGAGCTGCAAGGTGGTACTGTGGAAGAAAATAGAGTTGATTTGGATGGGTACTAA